Genomic DNA from uncultured Vibrio sp.:
CGAATCTTCATCTAAGTGACTTAAAAAAAAGCAAACAAACAGCAAAAGATGGATTTATGTTTGACTATCTTTTCCGAATCCGTAAAGTAGCCCTCAACGCAACGGGGGAGACCTCTTAAGCGATAATAAAAATAATAAGGCGCCTTGGCAGAGTGGCTATGCAGCGGATTGCAAATCCGTGGACCTCGGTTCGACTCCGGGAGGCGCCTCCATAACAAATTATTCAGATATGGCTCTATACTTTTCGAAATTAGTATTAGTGATATCTCGATGTTCAAAGCATCAACATTAAGCCAGCGAAAGCTGGTTTTTTTGTATCTGCCGTTTAGGTGGTGCGATTAGTGTGACTCTACTTTCAGCACCTCAAGCTTAATCCGCCTACAATACGCTCTTCTAAAGGACTTAATGAAGCAGCATGAGAAACACCGACGATTACATCATCTTTTATCATTTGGTTGAACAAGGCTCGTTCAGTGGTGCGGCCAAGCAAATGGAACTGACCAAGTCTGTGGTCAGTAAACGTATTGCTAAACTCGAGCTGGAGCTCGGTGTTCAACTGCTTTATCGTACAACACGAACCATAACTCTGAGTGAAGCTGGGCAATATTTTTTTGAACACGCAAAAGCGGTTTATCAAGCCGTCGCTGCAGCAGAAGAGTCAATTGTCGGCTTAGGTAGGAATCTATCCGGTAACATCAAAATTACCGTTCCTACCATTTCAGGTGAGTTGATTCTGCCTCGAGTTATCTCAGAATTTAATAACAAATACCCCGAGATCAAGATTGATATGGAATTGGACAATCGTTTCGTCGATATTGTCAATGAGCGATTTGATCTCGCAATTCGAACGGGCGTGTTGCCAGACTCCAGCCTGATCGCCAGAAAACTTGTCGATGCGAATTGGATAGTGTGTGCTTCACCTCAATATCTGGCCAGGCACGGTATTCCGAAGCAGCCAACGGAGTTAGACAAACATAACTGTCTTGCCTACTCCTACCAAGAGACCGGAGCACGGGAATGGGCTTTTAAAGATGGTGAAGGGGTCTATCAAGTGACGGTAGATGGCAACCTTTGTATCAATAACTCGTCCGTGCTGAGAAATGTGGCGCTTTTAGGGCAGGGTATCATCTATGTTCCCCGCGTTTTGGTTTATGAAGACTTAGAACAAGGCCGATTGATCCAACTGTTCAGAGAAGAGACTGCGAAGTGTCTTGGCATTTATGCGGTGTACCCTTATACCCGGCAGCAGCCAGAGAAGGTTAAGCTCTTTATTGATCACTTATACGCTTGTTTTCAGAGCCAGGTTCACCGTTTTTAGACCCACACTTTTAACATAAATACATTATCTACGGTTAGCTAAATAGTGTGTCTATGTGCGCTTTAATCATTCCAAAACGACTTCTTATTTCGATACTTAAACGAGCTACGCAATCTTTCAACTAATCTAATAACAAGATATCGCGCACATATGTTAATGATTGGTTTTGTTATTGTTTCTTTATGGAAACAATCTGTTTCTCTCGTTAAAATTGATGGTTTCTGTTATTAAGTGTATGAAAAATAATAATTTAATAGCGTTCGCTTGTCAGCGAGAGTAGGTTGTACGAATTACATCAATAGACTCAGGAAAAAGGACTGCTTATAGTTAGCCAAGCTCAATCTTCCTCGCCTCCAAGGGTTACAAGAGTTAAGTAAAATAATTAGAGATACGGATATGAAACAAAAGCAGCTGATAGAAGCATTTAAAACGATAGTCGGTGAAGAAAACGTCCTGACCGATCACGTTAAAAGTAAGTATTACCGCTCAGGTTTTCGCTCTGGTAGTGGTACTGCGCTTGCTGTCGTGTTTCCCAACACCTTATTAGAACAGTGGAAGATCATCAAACAGTGTGTCGAGGCTAACTGCATCATTATCATGCAAGCAGCGAAGACAGGTCTTACAGAAGGTTCAGCTCCAAGCGGCAACGATTATGACCGTGATGTTGTTGTTATTAATATTACCAAGATTAAGAACATTCACTTGCTGGATGGTGGCAAACAGGCAGTTTGTCTACCTGGCGCAAGCTTACACTCACTCGAAAAGTGTTTAAAAGCCGTTAACCGTGCACCGCACTCGATCATCGGTTCTTCCTCGCTGGGTGCAACAGTCGTCGGTGGTATTGCCAATAATTCTGGCGGCGCGTTAGTTAAGCGTGGACCAGCCTACACGGAACTCGCGATTTATGCTCAGGTAGACAAGCAGGGCAAACTGCACCTTGTTAACCACCTTGGTATTGAAGGCTTGGGTGACACTCCGGAAGAAATCCTGACAAACCTGCAGGAAGGTAATTTCGATCCAGCTAAAGCCATTCACGATGACCGCATGGCTTCAGATAAAGAATATGATGAACGTGTTCGCGATGTTACCTCAGATATTCCATCACGATTCAATGCTGATGAGCGCCGCCTATTCGAAGCCAGTGGCTGCGCAGGTAAACTCGGTGTGTTTGCCGTTCGCGTAGACAGTTACCCTGTACCAGACAAGGAGCAGGTTTTTTACCTTGGTACCAATGATCCTGCTAAGTTGACTAAGTTACGCAAAGACTTCTTATCCAATTTTGAAAACCTGCCTGAGATGGGGGAATATCTGCATCGTGATATCTTCAATATGGCAGAAAAATACGGTAAGGACGTGTTTCTTTCCATAGACAAACTGGGGACGGACAGGTTACCTAAAATGTTCGCGCTAAAAGCGAAAGTAGAAAACTTTTTAGAACGTGTACCGCTTGTTAGCAAATATCTTCCAGATTCCATTTTGTATTATGCAAGTAAGCTGTTTCCGCAACACCTACCTGAACGCATGCTGGATTACCGCGATAAATACGAGCACCACCTAATACTGAAAATGAGCGACGGAGGTATTGCAGAAGCACAGCAGTACTTGAAAGAAGTCTGGGCTGTTGAAAGCGATTGTGATTTCTTCGAATGTACGCCAGATGAAGGAAAAAAAGCGTTCTTACACCGTTTTGCGGCAGCTGGTGCAGCGATTCGTTATGAAACGATCCATCGTCAAGAAGTCGAGGATATTGTCGCATTAGATATTGCTCTGCGTCGCAATGACGAAGAATGGTTGGAAACCTTGCCTGAAGAGGTAAGTAAGAACTTGGTTCAGTCGCTCTACTATGGCCACTTTATGTGTTACGTCTTCCATCAGGATTATGTGTTTAAAAAGGGCACGGATACTAAATTGATGAAGAAGCTGATGCTAGAGCACCTCAATAGCCGCGGTGCGAAATACCCAGCAGAACATAATGTCGGACATTTGTATGAAGCTGAGAACTCCTTGCAGACGTTTTATCATCAGTTAGATCCAACCAACACGTTCAACCCAGGTATTGGTAAGATGGATAAATATAAGCGCAACTGTAACTGTTGCGCCTAGTCCATTACAGGTCTTAAACGAGTCAATATAAAAAGGTTAAGCCCTTCCACACTTTATCGTGGAGGGGCTTTTTGTTTCAGACGTTCGAAAAATGATAGTCGATATAGGCTATATCGCACGTACTGCTGCAGCGGCGATAATGCCCGCAGCGATAGCGGGTAGTGGCTTTTTAACGATAAACATCACAACGGCTGTAGACAGGAGTGCCATGCGGGCACCATTGTCACCTTCAACGGCAAGAGGGGCTAATAGCGCCACTAATACCGAACCCGACATGGCCGTGATAAAACGTTGCACTCGTTCGCTGATCGGAACAAAGGACATTACAAATACACCTCCCCAGCGCGCCATTAGGGTCACAATTCCCATGGCAAAGATGATAAGAAGCGTGCCACCAAAACTGGTTTCTATATTCATTCTTTTTTCTCCTTCCAACACGCCCCAAGTATTCCACCCGCGAAAGCACCTACTACCACGTGGCTGTTCTCAGGTAAGTACCAATAAGCGAGTAACGAAGAGCCAGCGGCAACGCCCCAAATGGCAAATATGCGCAAGTTTTTAGGCCCAACGACAACCATAGACAGTAAGAAGCAACCCATCACCATATCCAGACCAAGGCTTACTGGATCTTTTATCGCGCCTCCAAAGTAGATGCCTAACCAAGTACCGACAATCCAGAAGCCCCACAGTGCTAAGCCACCGCCAACGAGCAAGCCCAGCCCGGGTTCTTTCTTCGCAAATGCGTTCATTGCCATTGCCCAGTTTGCGTCCGATGCAACCAGCATGACACCGTAACGTTTAGCTGGTGGCAACTGACGTAACCAAGGATAAAGTGTTGCTCCCATGAGCAGGTGACGAGCGTTAATGGCGAATACGGTGATCAGTACCGGAATCAATGGGACTTCAGTTCCCCACATTTCCAACGCCGCAAATTGAGAAGCGCCCGCAAATACGAGCCCACTCATTAGCAATGTCGGAAAAGCGTCTAAGCCAGTTTGTACTGCAGCGACACCGAACGCGAGACCAAATATCACCACGAACATGGAAAGAGGTAATAGTTGTGTAAACCCGCCCCATACATCTAAACGAGTAAACTCATGCAGTGTACTCGACGGGGTGTGGAGACGTTGTTGATTTTCTGTCATAGAAATACCTAGCCAGCAAGAAAAGGGGTTAACCAAATAAGCTGTTTGTTATGTTTTTGTAAGGCGTATCTCTATCATCAATTGTGGTGATTTTCAAACACAAACGGATTTATAAGAAGAATCAAGATTTGAAGTCGCAGTATCAAACCGATTCGGTGATAAATTATTTTTGACTGTAAATGCTTAGCAAGCGAATAGAGATGACCTTTAAGATTGAATTATGTTCAGGTTGCCTGCAGTTTATACTGTCCGGCTCGCTTTTTAATCATTCAAATCAAAAAGATAAAATTTATTGTTGACCAGATAAATTAATCCGTTAAAGTACGCCTCGTTCTCACGGCGAAGCTCGTTGAGAAAGATGGTGTCTTACCCATCGCATGATTGCGTTGCCCTGGTGGTGGAATTGGTAGACACAAGGGATTTAAAATCCCTCGGCGTTCGCGCTGTGCCGGTTCAAGTCCGGCCCGGGGCACCATCAAAAAAGATGTGCGGATATAAAATCCCGCCGTCGAGCTGACCGGCCGAGTATTGGACCATCAAGCACGGCTCGGGGTATCATCAATCTCTTTTAGAGAAC
This window encodes:
- a CDS encoding LysR family transcriptional regulator; the protein is MRNTDDYIIFYHLVEQGSFSGAAKQMELTKSVVSKRIAKLELELGVQLLYRTTRTITLSEAGQYFFEHAKAVYQAVAAAEESIVGLGRNLSGNIKITVPTISGELILPRVISEFNNKYPEIKIDMELDNRFVDIVNERFDLAIRTGVLPDSSLIARKLVDANWIVCASPQYLARHGIPKQPTELDKHNCLAYSYQETGAREWAFKDGEGVYQVTVDGNLCINNSSVLRNVALLGQGIIYVPRVLVYEDLEQGRLIQLFREETAKCLGIYAVYPYTRQQPEKVKLFIDHLYACFQSQVHRF
- the dld gene encoding D-lactate dehydrogenase is translated as MKQKQLIEAFKTIVGEENVLTDHVKSKYYRSGFRSGSGTALAVVFPNTLLEQWKIIKQCVEANCIIIMQAAKTGLTEGSAPSGNDYDRDVVVINITKIKNIHLLDGGKQAVCLPGASLHSLEKCLKAVNRAPHSIIGSSSLGATVVGGIANNSGGALVKRGPAYTELAIYAQVDKQGKLHLVNHLGIEGLGDTPEEILTNLQEGNFDPAKAIHDDRMASDKEYDERVRDVTSDIPSRFNADERRLFEASGCAGKLGVFAVRVDSYPVPDKEQVFYLGTNDPAKLTKLRKDFLSNFENLPEMGEYLHRDIFNMAEKYGKDVFLSIDKLGTDRLPKMFALKAKVENFLERVPLVSKYLPDSILYYASKLFPQHLPERMLDYRDKYEHHLILKMSDGGIAEAQQYLKEVWAVESDCDFFECTPDEGKKAFLHRFAAAGAAIRYETIHRQEVEDIVALDIALRRNDEEWLETLPEEVSKNLVQSLYYGHFMCYVFHQDYVFKKGTDTKLMKKLMLEHLNSRGAKYPAEHNVGHLYEAENSLQTFYHQLDPTNTFNPGIGKMDKYKRNCNCCA
- a CDS encoding AzlD domain-containing protein, translated to MNIETSFGGTLLIIFAMGIVTLMARWGGVFVMSFVPISERVQRFITAMSGSVLVALLAPLAVEGDNGARMALLSTAVVMFIVKKPLPAIAAGIIAAAAVRAI
- a CDS encoding AzlC family ABC transporter permease; this encodes MTENQQRLHTPSSTLHEFTRLDVWGGFTQLLPLSMFVVIFGLAFGVAAVQTGLDAFPTLLMSGLVFAGASQFAALEMWGTEVPLIPVLITVFAINARHLLMGATLYPWLRQLPPAKRYGVMLVASDANWAMAMNAFAKKEPGLGLLVGGGLALWGFWIVGTWLGIYFGGAIKDPVSLGLDMVMGCFLLSMVVVGPKNLRIFAIWGVAAGSSLLAYWYLPENSHVVVGAFAGGILGACWKEKKE